GGGATTCTCACGGAAGTGGAGGGGCGCATTCGGGCGACGGTCCTCTCGGACGGGGACCAGGGAAGCGACGTCCAGATCGTCCTAGAGGAACTCGGCCGGCGACCCACGGGCGATTTGCGCCCTGCTCATCCCCTCTTGGCGATGGCCATACAGACACTGCGCGAGCTCGGGCAGGAGGCGCGGGTCGAAGCGGCCAGCACCGATGCCAACATCCCACTGGCAAGGGGTATCCCGGCTCTCACCATCGGCGCGAGCCGGGGCGCCCATGTGCACACGGCGAACGAATTCCTCGAAATCCCCTCGCTGGCGCCCGGGCTGGCACAGGTGGCCTGGCTGGTTCAGGAAGCCTCGCGCCAGTACAACCCGGAGTCATGGCATTTCTAGACGGGTGAGATTCAGAAGGAGGATGAATGGCCGAATGGCGGTGCAACCTTCGGTAGGTAACCAAGGGCAGGCTGTCGCCAGGCTGTATATCGGTGGGGAGTGGAGGGAGTCGCCCGAACGGGCCCTGACGCGGGACCCGTTTCACAAGACTCCGGTAACGGAACTTCACGTGGCGAGCGGGGCGGACGTCGAGGACGCGGTGCGGGCCGCGGTGGCGGCCAAGCCGGTCATGGCGGGGATGCCGGCTCACAAGCGGGCCCAGATCTTGCGCCGCGCCGCGGAGGAGCTCATGCGGCGCCGGGGGGAAGTGGCCCGCTCCATCACTGCAGAAAACGGCAAGCCGGCGGCGCTGGCGCAGCGGGAGGTGGGCCGGGCCGCCGAGACGCTGGAATTTGCCGCGGACGAAGCCAAGCGCCTGGCCGGCGAGGTCATTCCCATGGATTCTAGCAGCCGGGGCGAGAACAAGCTTGGGTTCACGCTACGGGTGCCGGTGGGGATTGTCGGCGCGATCACGCCCTTCAATTCCCCGCTTAACCTCATGGCCCACAAGGTGGGCCCGGCGCTCGCCGGAGGAAACACCGTCGTCCTCAAGCCAGCTCCGCAGACTCCCTGGTGTAGCGTGTACCTGGTTGAGGCCCTGGAAGCGGCGGGTTTGCCGCCGGGCGCTATCAACGTCGTCCACGGTGGCCCCGATGTCGGGGAGGCCATAGTAACCCATCCAGGGGTGAACCTCGTGACGTTCACTGGCGGCATCCGGGCGGGGGCCCGCATCCGCAACATCGCCGGCATGAAGAAAGTGCTTTTGGAGCTTGGGGGGAACGCGGGCAACATCGTTTGCGCGGACGCCAACCTCGACCGGGCGGCCCGGGAGATGGCGGCCAATGCCTTCGGCTACTCAGGCCAAAGCTGCATTGCTGTCCAGAGGATCTACGTCGAGCGGCCCGTCTACGAGGCGTTTTTGGAGAAGCTCCTTCAGTACACATCCCGCCTTAGGGTGGGAGATCCTTGGCTGCCCGAGACCGACATCGGTCCCATGATCAGCGAGGAGGCGGCGGAGCGGGTCGAGGCGTGGATCAAAGAGGCCGAGCAGCAGGGTGCCCGTATCCTTTGCGGCGGCAAGCGAGACGGGGCGCTGCTTGAGCCGACCGTCCTGGTGGACGTTCGCCCAGAGATGAAGGTCGTGTGCGAGGAGGTATTCGGACCGGTGGTTTCCGTGGTGGCCGTGGATTCGCTGGAGGAGGCCATCGCGGCGGTGAACGACTCGCAGTACGGCCTACAGGCAGGCATTTTCACAGCATCCCTCGGGAAGGCATTACAGGCGGTCCGCAGCCTGGAAGTGGGGGGCGTGGTTGTCAACGGAACGTCTAATTTCCGCTTGGAGCAAATGCCTTATGGCGGGGTGAAGCTCAGCGGAATCGGAAAGGAAGGGCCCCGCTACGCCGTGGAGGAAATGACCGTCGAGCGTATGGTCATCATCGATCTGGCTCCGTAAAGGGTTTTGAACCGGGCTGGCGTTGTACACCCATGATCCCCTGTCAAGGGCTTTCCTCAAGCAGCGGCTTTCAGTTGGGCTCCTTTCCGAGTCTGCTTGATCGCATAAGGGCTGCGGTCAACGATTTGATCGACCCGTTCGCCCAGCCACCTCAGCACATAGGCCGTGGGATAGGGCGCCGCGTGGCCATCGAGCAGGGAAAGCTTGGCAGTATAGAGCTCGGCACGGATGCCGGTAAACAACCGCCCCGTGCGCCACATGGCCCAGGCGATCCGAGCCAGCTTGGCGGCCAGGGCCACCACCGCCACCTGATGGTCCTTCTTGGCCCGCAGCCGCTCGTGAAACGCGCGCAGGGCCGGCGGGCCATGGCGGGCGACGCTGCTGGCGGCTTCCACCAACGCCCACCGCAGGACCGCCGGGCCTTCCTTCGTGATCGACCTCCGGCGGTCCGTCGTGCCGGACTGGTAGACCCGCGGCACCAGCCCCGTGTAGCTGGCCACGTGCTTGTCGGTGGAAAACCGGAAGGGGTCGCCGATGTAGGCATAGTACGTGGCCGCCGCGATGACATTGAAGCCTCCAAGGGAGAGCAGCAACCGCACCGGCGGGCAGTCCTTCACCCGATGGCCAATCTCCCGCTCCAGGGCCCGCAGGTGGGTGTTGGTCGAGCGCAGCTGCTCCAGCGCCACCGCCAAGGCCACCCGGTCGGCCGAGCACAGGTCCAGCTCCCAGAGGGCCTTCAAGTGACGACGCGCTTGCCAAAGGTTATGGGGCGCGCGATAGCCGGAGCGCTGGAGCAGGCTGCGGATTTGATTCTTCCACCGGGCCCGCTGCTCGACCAGCCGCCGGCGCAGATTCACCCAGCGCCCGCAGCTCCCGAATCGGCTTCGGCGGCACCCAGACCCCCGGCAACGTCCCCAGCGCCAGCCGCTCGGCCAACAGCTTCGGCCGCGGCGCCGCCGCCCCCTGCGCAAGCACCGAGCCGTCTGCTGCGTGACCCACACCCCGCCCGGGTCGTGGCCCCTGCCGGGACGGCCGCCACCCTCGAGCTGGATAGCGAGCTGGGCGATCGGTGGCACGTCGTGCTGTACCTGGGCTCCGTTCTGGCGCGGGGCGAGTGGGTGACGCTGGCCATCGGGGTGGATCTGTCGGGTGCCAAGCACGTGTTGGGGCTTTGGGAGGGGGCCACCCTCAACGAGGCGGTGGCCCGGCGGGCGGTAGGCGAGTTGACCGCGCGGGGCTTGCGCACAGAGCCCGGTGTGCTGGTCGTCACCGACGGGCGGCGGGCCTTGGATGAAGCTATCAAGCAGGCGTGGGGCGGCCGGGCCCGTATCGCCCACTGCCAGTATCAGGTGCAGCAGGAGGTCCTGGCCCACCTCCCGGAGAAAGAGCGCCCCTCGGTCGCCGACCGGCTCCGGCGGATCTGGACCGCGCCGGTGGACGAAGCGGCAGGCCAGCTCGACCAGCTCCTCGCGGCCTTGCAGGCCCGGCATCCCGGAGCGGCGGCGCGCCTTTTGGGAAGCTACGAGGCCGTGCTGACCGTTGGGCACTTGGGGCTCCCGCCCGATCTGGCACCCCACCTGGCGGCGGCCGGGGCCTTGCGGGTGACCGTCGAGCATGCGCTGGAGGCCAGCAGCCCGACCCAGCGCGGCATGGCGGCGGTGCGAGCCGGCTTGCCGGCGGCGGTGAGCCGGATGCGCCGGACGGTGGGGGCGGCTGGACTCGCCATCCTGGCCCAGCGGCTGGGTGCTGCCGCGGACGTGGCTGCGATCCACAAGACAGGGACCGTGCCCTCCCGAGCAGAGAGTACCGCACGATCCCCGAGGGAGTGATTCCCCGTGACAACGTATCACACCCATGCGTCCCTTGACCAGGGGGCCGCGGAAGGCTCCCGGGGCCGGGGCGGGCGGCCGGCGACGCAAGCGCCGGCTCTCCCGCCGGGAGCGGCGGCGGTGGCTGCGCCAGGCGCGCAAGACGACCGAGCGGGAGCTGGAGACGCTGGTCCGAGCGGGCCTGCTGGAGCTGAGCCGCCAAGCGGGGATGGCCTGGCTGTACCAGCGCCTGGAGACCGAAGCCGATGCGCTGGCCGGGGCCCCGAAGGGCCGCCATCAGGCCCAGCGGCGCGGCCGACGGCACGGCTACGAGGTCGGCAGCGTGGTGATGGGCGGGGTGCGCCTCCCCATCCTGCGCCCCCGGGTGCGCAGACTGCAGGGCCGGGAGGAGCTGGTCCCGCCGACCTACCGGGCCCTGCAGGACGAGGCCACCTTGGGCGAAGCGGCGCTGGAACAGAGCCTGGCGGGGGTCGCCATGCGCCGCTACGGCGAGACCATGCCGGACTTGCTCGGCATCCCCGATGAGCTTCCTCTCACCCACGTATCGCGCAGCACCGTGAGCCGGCGCTTCCTCGCGGAGGCCGGGGCCATCCTGGCCGAGATCCTCCACCGCCCTCTGTCCGAGCGGTACCTGGTGGTCTTCCTGGACGGGCTTGCGCTCGGCGAGCACCAGGTAGTAGCCGCCGTGGGCGTGACCGAGGCCGGGCAGAAGCGGGTGCTGGGACTGTGGGAAGGGGTCACGGAGAGCCGGGAGGTCTGCCAGGCCCTGGTGGAGGACCTGGCTGCCCGGGGGCTTTCGGCTCAGCATGGCCTTCTGGTAGTCATCGACGGCAGCAAGGCGCTGGCGGCGGCCGTGCGGGCGGTGTGGGGTGAGCGGGCGCTCATCCAGCGCTGTGTGTGCCACAAGGCCCGCAACGTGCTGGAGAAGCTTCCCCGCTCGATGCAGGGCATGGTGAGGCGGCGGCTGGCCCGGGCCTGGGGCGAGGCGGAGGCGGCCGCCGCCGCCCTCAGCCTGCAGGCCCTGGCCGACCGGCTGGACGAGACCGGATACGCCGAGGCGGCGGCCAGGTAAGCGCGAGGGGCTGGAGGAGACGCTGACTTGCCAGCGTCTCAACGGAAGTTCAGGGGCTGGTAGTGGGCAGGACCCGCATAGCGGTGGGCATTCAAACAGGTTGAACGCGTGCAAACGTAGCCAAGAGTATGGCCATACAGTATTGCCTCTGAGGTTGTCATATGCTACCATTGAGCCATGGGGCGCGTATCCAGTGCCATGCACATCGAGACCATCCGCCGCCGGCAGGGCGACAAGGTGTACACCTACCACCTGCTGCGCCAGACCTACCGAGAAGGCGGCAAGGTCAAGCACCGGACCCTCGCCAACCTCTCCCACCTGCCGGAAGCCGTCCTGGAGCTGGTCCGGCGAGCCTTGCGGGGCGAGCCGGTGGCGCCGGTACCCCAGACGGTGAAGATCCGCCAGTCCCGCCAGCACGGGGCCGTCGCCGCCGTCGTGGGCATGATCCGCCAGCTGGGCCTCGACCAGGTGCTCTACTCCCGCTCGGCCGACTGGGTGCGCGTGGCCCTGGCCGTCGTCGTCATGCGCATCCTGCGGCCCTCCTCCAAGCTGGGCGGGACTTTGTGGTGGACGACCACCACGTTGCCGCAGCTTCTGCGGTTGCCGCACAATGGCGCGGACGTCAACGACGTCTACCGGGCCATGGACGAGCTGCTCGCCCGTCAGGCCGCTATCGAGGCGAAGCTGGCGCGCCGGCACCTGACGGCCAACGCCCTCGTCTTGTACGACCTGACGAGCGTCTATCTGGAGGGCAAGACCTGCCCGTTGGCCCGCTTCGGGTACAACCGGGACAAGAAGCGGGGCAAGCGACAGTTTTGCGTGGGGCTGCTCACCAACGACGAGGGCTGTCCCGTGGCCGTGGAGGTGTTCCCCGGCGACGTGGGGGATCCCGAGACGCTGCAGGCCCAGATTGCCCGGGTCCGGGCTCGGTTCGGCATCGAGTACGTCGTGTTCGTCGGCGACCGGGGCATGATCGTCAAGGCCCGGCTGGCCGATTTGGAGGCGGTGGGCTTCGGGTGGATCACGGCCCTACGGGCGCCGGAGATCCAGAAGCTGCGGGATGAAGGGTTCTTTCAGCCGGGCCTGTTCGACCGGCGGGACCTGGCGGAGATCGCCGACCCCGAGCGGCCCGGGGAGCGGCTGGTGGTCTGCTACAATCCGCTGGTGGCCGAGGAGCGCAGGCAAAAGCGCGAGGCGCTGCTTTTGGCCACGGAGCGGGAGCTGGCCAAAATCGAAGCCCGGGTGCGCCGTCGCCGCCGCAAGCCCCTGACGGCCGACGAGATCGGGGTGGCCGTGGGCAAGGTGCTGAGGCGCTGGAAGGTGGGCAAGCACTTCCAGCTGGAGATCCGCGACGGCCACTTCTCCTTCCAGCGCAAGAAGGCCTCCATCGCCCGGGAGGCGGAGCTGGACGGGTTTTACGTGCTGCGCACCAACGTGCCGGCCGACCGGATGGAGCCGGCCAAGGTACAGGCCACGTACAAATCGCTGCGGGCCCTGGAGCAAAACTTCCGCACGATGAAAAGCGCCCTGGACCTGCGTCCGGTCTACCACCGGCTGGAGGACCGGGTGCGGGCCCACGCCTTTTTGTGCATGCTGGCGTTGTACGTGCGCTGGCACATGGAGCGGGCGCTTGAGCCCCTGCTGGCGGAGGACCCTCGTCAGTCCTTCGAAGGGCTGATGATGCAGCTGGAGACGCTGCAGCGCCACACGGTCGAGGTGGCCGGCCAGGAAATCCAGATGCTCGGCGAGCCCGAGCCGATGCACCAGCGGATCTTCCAGTTGCTGGGGGTTCCCCTGGCGTAGCCAGAAGGGTGACACCTTGAATCACGACTTAGCCCCGCCACCACAAAGATTTGAGGGAAATAGGAAGCGATGAACTTCCGCTTAACGAGCCGGCCGAGGGACAAACCATTGGCCTATCACTCGTGCTCCTAGCAGGTCAGCAGCACCCGGCAGCCCCGTCCTCAGCTCAACCGCTCCCGCATCCGGGACGATGCCTGCTACGACGTCGTACTGGCAAACACGGGAGCGACCGCTACGGGCGGTGGCCCCCACCTTGCCCGGTCCCCTCCCGGGGTGTAGCATGGCGGGCGAGGTGAGCGACTTGCGGGCCGTGCTCTTCGACATGGACGGCGTCCTGGTCGTCAGCAACCCGCTGCACTTCCGCGCCTGGCAGGACTTCGGCCGACAGATCGGGCTGGTCGTCACGGAGGAGATGTTCTACCGGGAGTTCTCCGGGCGCAAGAACGAGGAGGCCCTGGAGACTCTCTTCCCGGGCCGCTTCGACGCTGACCAGCGAGCCGAGCTCTCGCGTCGCAAGGAGGCCCTCTTCCGGGAACGTTACGTGCCGCTGCTGCTGCCCGTGCCGGGCGTCCGGGAGCTGGTCATCGACCTGCGTCGCCGCAGCGTGCCCCTGGCGCTGGCCACCTCGGGCCCTCCCGAGAACGTGCAGGCCATCTTGCGGCACCTGAAGCTGGAGGGCGCCTTCGACGTCGTCGTCACCGGACAGGACGTCACGGCCGCCAAGCCCGATCCGGCCATCTTCCGGATCTCGGCCGAGCGGCTCGGGGTGCCCTGCGAGCGGGCGCTGGTGATCGAGGACTCGGTCGCCGGCGTGCGGGCCGCTCGCGCAGCCGGTGCGGTCTGCCTCGGCGTCTCCACCAGCGAGCCCCCCTCTCGTCTGGAGGAGGCGGGCGCGGCTCACGTGGTGGCGGACTTCACCGGGATGAAGGCGGAGGCGCTGGAGGCCATCTTCCGCGACGTGCGGGGCCCCGAGTCACCCGCGGGGCCGACGGGCACCGACGCCCCATGACAAGACCCGGCCGACCCTATCGAGAAGAGAGGGGCGCCCCCCGGGGGACGCCCCTTCGCGTCAGCCTCCGGTGCCCCGGATCCTGGCAGGCGCCGGGCTCACGGCACCCGCCGGATCCGCCCCTCGATCCGGGCGCTCACCGGCTGCGGCAGCTGCTGCAGGTACTCCACGAAGGCG
This genomic interval from Limnochorda sp. LNt contains the following:
- a CDS encoding transposase, whose amino-acid sequence is MAPAGTAATLELDSELGDRWHVVLYLGSVLARGEWVTLAIGVDLSGAKHVLGLWEGATLNEAVARRAVGELTARGLRTEPGVLVVTDGRRALDEAIKQAWGGRARIAHCQYQVQQEVLAHLPEKERPSVADRLRRIWTAPVDEAAGQLDQLLAALQARHPGAAARLLGSYEAVLTVGHLGLPPDLAPHLAAAGALRVTVEHALEASSPTQRGMAAVRAGLPAAVSRMRRTVGAAGLAILAQRLGAAADVAAIHKTGTVPSRAESTARSPRE
- a CDS encoding IS1634 family transposase; translated protein: MHIETIRRRQGDKVYTYHLLRQTYREGGKVKHRTLANLSHLPEAVLELVRRALRGEPVAPVPQTVKIRQSRQHGAVAAVVGMIRQLGLDQVLYSRSADWVRVALAVVVMRILRPSSKLGGTLWWTTTTLPQLLRLPHNGADVNDVYRAMDELLARQAAIEAKLARRHLTANALVLYDLTSVYLEGKTCPLARFGYNRDKKRGKRQFCVGLLTNDEGCPVAVEVFPGDVGDPETLQAQIARVRARFGIEYVVFVGDRGMIVKARLADLEAVGFGWITALRAPEIQKLRDEGFFQPGLFDRRDLAEIADPERPGERLVVCYNPLVAEERRQKREALLLATERELAKIEARVRRRRRKPLTADEIGVAVGKVLRRWKVGKHFQLEIRDGHFSFQRKKASIAREAELDGFYVLRTNVPADRMEPAKVQATYKSLRALEQNFRTMKSALDLRPVYHRLEDRVRAHAFLCMLALYVRWHMERALEPLLAEDPRQSFEGLMMQLETLQRHTVEVAGQEIQMLGEPEPMHQRIFQLLGVPLA
- a CDS encoding aldehyde dehydrogenase family protein; the encoded protein is MAVQPSVGNQGQAVARLYIGGEWRESPERALTRDPFHKTPVTELHVASGADVEDAVRAAVAAKPVMAGMPAHKRAQILRRAAEELMRRRGEVARSITAENGKPAALAQREVGRAAETLEFAADEAKRLAGEVIPMDSSSRGENKLGFTLRVPVGIVGAITPFNSPLNLMAHKVGPALAGGNTVVLKPAPQTPWCSVYLVEALEAAGLPPGAINVVHGGPDVGEAIVTHPGVNLVTFTGGIRAGARIRNIAGMKKVLLELGGNAGNIVCADANLDRAAREMAANAFGYSGQSCIAVQRIYVERPVYEAFLEKLLQYTSRLRVGDPWLPETDIGPMISEEAAERVEAWIKEAEQQGARILCGGKRDGALLEPTVLVDVRPEMKVVCEEVFGPVVSVVAVDSLEEAIAAVNDSQYGLQAGIFTASLGKALQAVRSLEVGGVVVNGTSNFRLEQMPYGGVKLSGIGKEGPRYAVEEMTVERMVIIDLAP
- a CDS encoding HAD family hydrolase, which codes for MAGEVSDLRAVLFDMDGVLVVSNPLHFRAWQDFGRQIGLVVTEEMFYREFSGRKNEEALETLFPGRFDADQRAELSRRKEALFRERYVPLLLPVPGVRELVIDLRRRSVPLALATSGPPENVQAILRHLKLEGAFDVVVTGQDVTAAKPDPAIFRISAERLGVPCERALVIEDSVAGVRAARAAGAVCLGVSTSEPPSRLEEAGAAHVVADFTGMKAEALEAIFRDVRGPESPAGPTGTDAP
- a CDS encoding IS256 family transposase; the encoded protein is MTRGPRKAPGAGAGGRRRKRRLSRRERRRWLRQARKTTERELETLVRAGLLELSRQAGMAWLYQRLETEADALAGAPKGRHQAQRRGRRHGYEVGSVVMGGVRLPILRPRVRRLQGREELVPPTYRALQDEATLGEAALEQSLAGVAMRRYGETMPDLLGIPDELPLTHVSRSTVSRRFLAEAGAILAEILHRPLSERYLVVFLDGLALGEHQVVAAVGVTEAGQKRVLGLWEGVTESREVCQALVEDLAARGLSAQHGLLVVIDGSKALAAAVRAVWGERALIQRCVCHKARNVLEKLPRSMQGMVRRRLARAWGEAEAAAAALSLQALADRLDETGYAEAAAR
- a CDS encoding IS110 family RNA-guided transposase, which codes for MNLRRRLVEQRARWKNQIRSLLQRSGYRAPHNLWQARRHLKALWELDLCSADRVALAVALEQLRSTNTHLRALEREIGHRVKDCPPVRLLLSLGGFNVIAAATYYAYIGDPFRFSTDKHVASYTGLVPRVYQSGTTDRRRSITKEGPAVLRWALVEAASSVARHGPPALRAFHERLRAKKDHQVAVVALAAKLARIAWAMWRTGRLFTGIRAELYTAKLSLLDGHAAPYPTAYVLRWLGERVDQIVDRSPYAIKQTRKGAQLKAAA